Proteins encoded within one genomic window of Merismopedia glauca CCAP 1448/3:
- a CDS encoding peptidylprolyl isomerase: MSFALSITQEDIIHQIKLSRQLPEIVFEIVNRKILTNNAENLAIEISPQELQQEADAFRFMNGLTTANETWKWLENHHLSIEEFEEIAHQNILSFKLADKLFSHQVEPYFFAHQLDYTKVVMYQITLEDPDLALELFYAIREGETSFYDVAHNYISDPELRRKGGYQGIQNRQDLHPEIAAAVFASNPPELLSPITTA, from the coding sequence ATGTCTTTTGCCCTTTCCATTACCCAAGAAGATATTATTCATCAAATCAAATTATCCAGACAATTACCTGAGATAGTTTTTGAAATAGTAAATCGCAAAATCTTGACTAACAATGCTGAAAACTTGGCGATTGAGATTTCACCTCAAGAACTACAACAAGAAGCAGATGCATTTAGGTTCATGAACGGATTAACCACGGCTAATGAAACTTGGAAATGGTTAGAAAACCATCATTTATCAATAGAAGAATTTGAAGAAATCGCCCATCAAAATATTCTATCTTTTAAGTTGGCTGATAAGCTGTTTAGCCATCAAGTTGAGCCTTATTTCTTTGCTCACCAACTAGATTATACCAAGGTAGTAATGTATCAAATTACCCTGGAAGATCCAGATTTAGCTTTAGAACTTTTTTATGCAATTAGAGAGGGAGAAACTAGTTTTTATGATGTAGCACACAATTATATTTCCGATCCAGAACTTCGACGCAAAGGAGGATATCAAGGAATACAGAATCGTCAAGATTTACACCCAGAAATTGCCGCCGCAGTCTTTGCATCTAACCCACCAGAATTGCTTTCACCAATCACCACTGCTG